A window of Haliscomenobacter hydrossis DSM 1100 contains these coding sequences:
- the aspS gene encoding aspartate--tRNA ligase, which yields MYRTHTCGELRMTDVDKTVKLSGWVQTTRDFGAMTFLDLRDRYGITQLVFSMEENAELCEQARKLGREYVIEIEGKVRERSNKNLNRDTGEIEIVAQSMKVLNASKVPPFTIEDETDGGDDLRMKYRYLDLRRSPVQNNLIFRSKLALEVRKFLSNQNFIEVETPFLIKSTPEGARDFVVPSRMNPGQFYALPQSPQTFKQILMVAGFDRYFQIVKCFRDEDLRADRQPEFTQIDCEMAFVTREDILNTFEALTRHLFLHTLGLELGDFPRMSYDDALRLYGSDKPDLRFGMPFADLTDLTKGRGFVVFDSAETVIGINAKGQADYTRKQVDELTEWVKRPQIGAKGLIYVRYNADGTLKSSVDKFFTEDQLRDWAQHLEAEPGDLMLIMAGEEEKTRKQLGELRLEMGRRLGLMKPGDFKPLWVLDFPLLEWDEDTERFYAMHHPFTSPKPDDVVKMASDDRNVLKGLRADAYDLVLNGVEIGGGSIRIYDRDLQMKNFSLLGFSTEEAEAQFGFLLGAFEFGAPPHGGIAFGFDRLCSVMNGQNSIRDFIAFPKNNQGRDMMIDAPSGIADVQLKELSLATTVKVTKGTEEI from the coding sequence ATGTACCGTACACATACCTGCGGCGAACTTCGCATGACCGATGTCGACAAGACAGTGAAACTAAGTGGTTGGGTGCAAACAACCCGTGATTTTGGCGCAATGACCTTCCTCGATTTACGAGACCGCTACGGCATCACCCAATTGGTGTTCAGCATGGAAGAAAATGCCGAGTTGTGTGAACAAGCCCGCAAACTTGGACGGGAGTATGTCATTGAAATTGAAGGAAAAGTGCGGGAGCGCAGCAACAAAAACCTCAACCGTGATACCGGAGAAATAGAGATAGTTGCACAAAGCATGAAGGTGCTCAATGCTTCAAAAGTACCTCCATTTACCATTGAAGACGAAACCGACGGTGGCGACGACCTGCGTATGAAGTACCGCTACCTGGATTTGCGCCGCAGCCCGGTGCAAAACAACTTGATTTTTAGATCCAAACTTGCGCTGGAAGTCCGCAAATTCCTGTCGAACCAAAACTTTATTGAGGTAGAAACCCCTTTTCTGATCAAAAGCACCCCCGAAGGTGCCCGCGACTTTGTAGTGCCCAGCCGCATGAACCCGGGGCAGTTTTACGCCTTGCCCCAATCACCCCAAACCTTCAAGCAAATCTTGATGGTAGCTGGATTTGACCGCTACTTCCAGATCGTCAAGTGTTTTCGGGATGAGGACTTGCGCGCCGACCGCCAGCCAGAATTTACCCAAATCGACTGTGAAATGGCCTTCGTGACCCGCGAAGACATTCTGAATACTTTTGAAGCGCTTACCCGCCATCTGTTTTTACATACCCTCGGTCTGGAGTTGGGAGATTTTCCCCGCATGTCTTACGACGATGCCCTGCGGCTTTATGGCTCTGACAAGCCCGATCTGCGCTTTGGAATGCCTTTTGCTGACCTGACAGACCTGACCAAAGGTCGTGGATTTGTGGTGTTTGATAGCGCAGAAACCGTAATTGGCATCAACGCCAAAGGCCAGGCCGATTACACGCGCAAGCAAGTAGACGAGCTGACCGAATGGGTAAAACGTCCTCAAATTGGTGCCAAAGGATTAATATACGTTCGTTACAATGCTGACGGAACGTTGAAGTCTTCCGTTGATAAGTTTTTTACCGAAGATCAACTGCGCGATTGGGCTCAACACCTGGAGGCCGAACCTGGCGACTTGATGCTCATCATGGCCGGTGAAGAAGAAAAAACCCGCAAACAACTCGGTGAACTGCGCCTGGAAATGGGCCGCCGTTTGGGCTTGATGAAACCCGGCGATTTTAAACCGCTGTGGGTGCTGGACTTCCCCCTATTAGAATGGGATGAAGATACCGAGCGTTTTTACGCCATGCACCACCCTTTCACTTCGCCCAAGCCCGATGACGTAGTCAAAATGGCCAGCGACGACCGCAACGTACTCAAAGGTTTGCGCGCCGATGCCTACGACCTGGTGTTGAATGGGGTAGAAATTGGTGGGGGCTCCATCCGAATCTACGACCGCGACCTGCAAATGAAAAACTTCAGCCTTCTGGGCTTTAGCACTGAAGAGGCAGAAGCCCAGTTTGGTTTCTTGCTGGGAGCCTTCGAATTTGGCGCACCACCCCACGGAGGCATCGCTTTTGGCTTCGACCGCCTGTGCTCCGTCATGAACGGCCAAAACTCGATCCGCGATTTCATTGCTTTCCCGAAGAACAACCAGGGAAGGGATATGATGATTGATGCTCCTTCGGGAATTGCGGATGTGCAGTTGAAAGAATTGAGTTTGGCGACGACTGTGAAGGTGACAAAAGGCACTGAAGAGATATAA
- a CDS encoding KpsF/GutQ family sugar-phosphate isomerase produces the protein MDTLKNIILSTARQTIEIEAATLQDLRNSLDEGFVATVEAIYAATGRVILTGIGKSAIIAQKIVATLNSTGTPAIFLHAADAIHGDLGMIQVQDVVICLSKSGETPEIKVLVPLIKNLGTMLIGMVSNKDSYLAKQAQFILHTPIDREADPNNLAPTASTTAQMAMGDALATSLCALRGFSPKDFAQFHPGGSLGKQLYLRVSDLYTHNARPMVDPATGIKRTILEITSKRLGATAVVDTDEKVLGIVTDGDLRRMLERLDNWTDVCAQDIMSVHPKTIFAHAMAVHALEIMRKYSISQLLVVDEEEKYVGVVHLHDLIREGIV, from the coding sequence ATGGATACCCTTAAAAACATAATTTTGAGTACTGCCCGCCAAACCATAGAAATTGAGGCGGCAACGCTTCAAGACTTAAGAAATAGCTTGGATGAGGGCTTTGTGGCCACCGTGGAGGCTATATATGCAGCTACGGGTCGAGTAATTCTGACTGGGATTGGCAAAAGTGCCATCATTGCGCAAAAAATTGTAGCTACCCTCAACTCCACCGGAACCCCGGCGATTTTTTTGCACGCTGCGGATGCCATCCACGGCGACTTAGGCATGATCCAGGTGCAAGATGTGGTCATTTGTTTGTCTAAAAGCGGCGAGACGCCCGAAATCAAAGTCCTGGTGCCACTCATCAAGAACCTGGGCACGATGTTGATCGGCATGGTCAGCAACAAAGATTCTTATTTGGCCAAACAAGCCCAATTTATCCTCCATACCCCGATTGACAGGGAGGCAGATCCAAACAATCTGGCCCCAACAGCAAGTACCACTGCTCAAATGGCGATGGGGGATGCCCTGGCCACTTCTCTTTGTGCATTGCGGGGGTTTTCACCCAAAGATTTTGCGCAGTTTCATCCCGGAGGATCATTGGGCAAACAACTATACTTGCGGGTTAGCGACCTTTATACCCATAACGCCCGGCCCATGGTTGACCCCGCAACGGGCATCAAACGCACCATTTTGGAAATCACCTCCAAACGCCTCGGCGCAACCGCAGTAGTGGATACGGATGAAAAAGTGTTGGGCATCGTGACCGATGGCGATTTGCGCCGCATGTTGGAGCGATTGGACAACTGGACAGATGTATGTGCACAAGACATCATGAGTGTACATCCAAAAACGATTTTTGCGCATGCAATGGCCGTACATGCCCTGGAGATCATGCGCAAATATAGTATCTCACAATTGCTGGTGGTGGATGAGGAAGAAAAATATGTGGGCGTGGTGCATTTGCACGATTTGATCCGGGAAGGAATCGTGTAG
- the recQ gene encoding DNA helicase RecQ: MTVTQETLQEALQKYFGFDAFKGNQEAIIQNLLNRDDTFVIMPTGGGKSLCYQLPALMLEGTAIVISPLIALMKNQVDSIRGYSQSDDVAHFLNSSLTKAQMKLVKQAINDGNTKLLYIAPETLTKDENIEFFRTVNVSFVAVDEAHCISEWGHDFRPEYRRIRSMLDGIGQEVPIIALTATATPKVQSDILKNLGLRSEHAFMSSFNRENLYYEVRPKGKPEQAVRQIIQVIKGMPGQSGIIYVQSRKAAEEIAKVLQVNDIKAAPYHAGLDAKTRTRTQDEFLMEDVDVIVATIAFGMGIDKPDVRFVIHFDMPKSIENYYQETGRAGRDGLEGRCIAFYAYKDMLKLEKFLRDKPVAEREMGSQLMQEVMAYAETTACRRQFLLHYFGEEYDQANCTLCDNCRYPKEKIEVTKEMQDALKVVDELDENFTIKTLLDFVQGAETKEIKDYAFNKKPSYGVGKGKDINFWESVYRHALLQDLLYKDVESYGLLKLTEKGRDFLKKTYPVQIPLNHDYEKEQIDANNEDIGRTAVLDETLVGLLKDLRRREAKRHNVPPYVIFQDPSLEDMATQYPISMDDMVHISGVSRGKAIRYGKAFVEMIKKYVEENEIDRPTDFVVKQVANKSKIKVNIIQSIDRKVPLEDIAEANDITMDEILEELYAIVLSGTKVNIDYYLDETMDEAIRDDIYDYFMSVDTDDAKVAYKALKDDDITMDEILMVRIKFLSELAN; the protein is encoded by the coding sequence ATGACAGTGACGCAAGAAACATTGCAAGAGGCTTTGCAGAAATACTTCGGCTTTGACGCGTTCAAAGGCAATCAGGAAGCAATCATCCAGAACTTACTCAATCGGGACGACACTTTTGTCATTATGCCTACCGGAGGAGGAAAATCGCTGTGTTATCAATTGCCAGCCCTCATGCTCGAAGGAACAGCCATCGTTATTTCTCCACTCATCGCCCTGATGAAAAACCAGGTGGACTCCATTCGCGGATACAGTCAAAGCGACGATGTAGCACATTTTTTAAACTCCTCGCTGACCAAAGCACAAATGAAACTGGTAAAGCAAGCCATCAATGATGGAAACACCAAATTGCTTTACATCGCACCCGAAACGCTTACGAAGGACGAAAACATCGAGTTCTTCCGAACGGTCAATGTCTCCTTTGTAGCCGTAGATGAAGCCCACTGTATTTCCGAATGGGGGCACGATTTTCGTCCGGAATACCGGCGCATCCGTTCGATGCTGGACGGCATCGGCCAGGAAGTTCCCATCATCGCCCTTACCGCTACTGCTACACCTAAAGTACAGTCCGATATTCTGAAAAACCTGGGACTGCGCAGCGAACATGCGTTCATGTCTTCCTTCAACCGCGAAAACCTGTATTACGAGGTTCGTCCCAAAGGAAAACCTGAGCAAGCCGTTCGCCAAATCATCCAGGTAATCAAGGGCATGCCCGGACAATCGGGTATCATTTATGTGCAAAGCCGCAAAGCTGCCGAAGAGATTGCCAAAGTACTCCAGGTCAACGACATCAAAGCCGCTCCCTATCACGCTGGTTTGGACGCCAAAACGCGCACCAGAACCCAGGACGAATTCCTCATGGAGGATGTGGACGTCATTGTAGCGACCATTGCCTTTGGGATGGGCATCGACAAACCGGATGTACGCTTTGTGATCCACTTCGACATGCCCAAAAGCATCGAGAACTACTACCAGGAAACCGGTCGCGCTGGTCGCGATGGCCTAGAAGGCCGTTGCATTGCCTTTTACGCGTACAAGGATATGCTCAAGTTGGAAAAATTCCTGCGCGACAAGCCGGTGGCCGAACGCGAGATGGGCTCTCAACTGATGCAAGAAGTAATGGCTTATGCTGAAACTACGGCTTGCCGCCGCCAGTTCTTATTGCACTATTTTGGTGAGGAATACGATCAGGCAAATTGCACCCTATGCGACAACTGCCGCTATCCCAAAGAGAAGATCGAAGTCACCAAAGAAATGCAGGACGCCCTCAAGGTGGTGGATGAACTGGATGAAAACTTCACGATCAAAACCTTGCTTGATTTTGTACAAGGTGCGGAGACCAAGGAAATCAAGGATTACGCTTTCAATAAAAAACCTTCTTACGGGGTTGGCAAAGGCAAAGACATCAATTTTTGGGAGTCGGTATACCGCCATGCCCTGTTGCAAGACCTGCTCTACAAAGATGTAGAAAGTTACGGTTTGCTGAAGTTGACAGAAAAAGGGCGTGATTTCCTGAAGAAGACTTACCCCGTACAAATTCCGCTCAACCACGATTACGAAAAAGAGCAGATCGATGCCAATAATGAGGATATAGGCCGTACGGCAGTATTGGACGAAACCCTAGTCGGTTTGCTCAAAGATTTGCGCCGCCGGGAAGCCAAACGCCACAATGTGCCACCTTATGTGATTTTCCAGGATCCTTCTCTGGAAGACATGGCGACCCAATATCCCATTTCGATGGATGATATGGTGCACATCTCCGGGGTTAGCCGAGGCAAAGCCATTCGTTACGGCAAGGCCTTCGTGGAAATGATCAAAAAGTACGTTGAAGAGAATGAGATTGACCGACCTACCGATTTTGTGGTCAAGCAGGTAGCCAATAAATCCAAAATCAAGGTAAACATCATTCAGAGCATCGACCGTAAAGTGCCATTGGAAGACATTGCCGAAGCCAACGACATCACCATGGATGAAATTCTGGAAGAACTTTACGCGATTGTCCTCTCCGGAACTAAAGTCAATATAGATTATTACCTGGACGAAACCATGGATGAAGCCATCCGTGACGATATTTACGATTACTTCATGAGTGTGGATACCGACGATGCCAAAGTAGCCTACAAAGCCCTGAAAGATGACGACATCACCATGGACGAAATCTTGATGGTTAGGATTAAATTTTTATCGGAACTCGCAAATTAA
- a CDS encoding 3-keto-disaccharide hydrolase yields MIANAQEAKLKKIFNGKNLKGWVAPVNKDCWTVSKGILYVKNEPTKKGEILWTEKSYQDFVFQADFLMGEGTVDSGIFLRSENDQVQIGISGSLKRDMTGSPYVPKLRYPVEASGVKDILKLKDWNTLKIKLVGKTYTAYLNGKEVMTYTSADIPASGPIGIQLHPGNEMSISYRKILMAEL; encoded by the coding sequence ATGATTGCAAATGCTCAAGAAGCAAAATTGAAGAAGATTTTCAACGGTAAAAACCTGAAAGGCTGGGTCGCTCCTGTTAACAAGGATTGTTGGACCGTTTCCAAAGGGATACTGTATGTAAAAAATGAGCCCACGAAAAAAGGGGAGATTCTATGGACGGAAAAATCGTACCAGGATTTTGTCTTTCAAGCCGATTTTTTGATGGGCGAAGGCACTGTTGACTCTGGCATTTTCCTTCGTTCCGAAAATGATCAGGTTCAAATTGGCATTTCGGGTTCTTTAAAAAGAGACATGACCGGATCGCCGTATGTTCCTAAACTGCGTTATCCGGTGGAAGCAAGTGGGGTAAAAGACATTCTGAAACTTAAAGACTGGAACACCTTAAAAATAAAACTGGTGGGCAAGACCTACACCGCATACCTCAATGGTAAAGAGGTGATGACTTATACCTCTGCGGATATTCCCGCTTCAGGCCCCATTGGTATTCAATTGCATCCGGGCAACGAGATGTCGATCAGCTACCGCAAGATCCTGATGGCCGAGCTTTGA
- a CDS encoding nucleotide pyrophosphohydrolase, whose product MLLSEAQTTVDEWIKTIGVRYYHELTNTAILMEEVGEVARLMSRMYGEQSFKNPDDALTAKADLADEMADVLFVLICLANQTGIDLTEALHKNLEKKTKRDAERHANNEKLR is encoded by the coding sequence CTGCTACTTTCGGAAGCCCAAACTACGGTAGATGAATGGATCAAGACCATTGGGGTGCGTTATTACCACGAGCTTACCAATACCGCCATCCTGATGGAGGAAGTAGGCGAAGTGGCTCGTCTGATGTCCCGGATGTACGGCGAACAGTCATTCAAAAACCCCGACGATGCCCTGACGGCCAAAGCAGACTTGGCGGATGAAATGGCGGATGTATTGTTTGTGCTGATTTGTTTGGCCAATCAAACCGGAATCGATTTGACGGAGGCTCTGCATAAAAACCTGGAAAAGAAAACGAAAAGAGACGCGGAACGGCACGCGAACAATGAAAAATTACGGTAG
- the aroQ gene encoding type II 3-dehydroquinate dehydratase, whose translation MTLLILNGPNLNLLGVREPEVYGTQTFQAYFDTLVQAFPDQDLHYFQSNHEGAIIDKIHEVGFSFDGIVINAGAYTHTSVAIADAISAVKTPVVEVHISNIHAREAFRHHSYLASRCVGSIVGLGLNSYRLAIEYFVVK comes from the coding sequence ATGACACTGCTTATCCTCAACGGTCCCAACCTCAACCTCCTCGGCGTACGCGAACCGGAAGTGTACGGTACGCAAACTTTTCAGGCTTATTTTGATACCTTGGTACAGGCTTTTCCTGATCAGGACTTGCACTATTTTCAGAGTAACCACGAAGGCGCCATCATTGACAAAATACACGAGGTAGGATTTTCTTTTGATGGCATCGTCATCAATGCCGGGGCTTACACCCACACTTCGGTCGCCATCGCCGATGCCATTAGTGCCGTTAAGACGCCGGTTGTTGAGGTGCACATTTCCAATATTCACGCCCGCGAAGCTTTTCGTCACCACTCTTACCTGGCCTCGCGTTGTGTGGGAAGCATCGTAGGATTGGGCTTGAATAGCTATCGATTAGCCATTGAATATTTTGTTGTAAAGTAA
- the hemA gene encoding glutamyl-tRNA reductase, which translates to MLDNYKILTVTHKRVNLHSISDFVVKTSDPSALKMRLQDLKEQFGLDELLYLSTCNRVMYFFHTDRQLDLVFAVEFFKQVNPQIEDDILATLDDSVQILEGMDALEHYFTVSASMDSMVIGERQILGQLRDAYDQCKDWNLIGDNLRMAMDQAVAVAKSIYSNTRIGDKPVSIASLAIQKMMRHHLPKDARILIIGAGQTNALVAKFLDKHHFTQVSVFNRTVSKAEEIAAIFPQGRAYDLDALQQYQEGFDALIVCTAATEPVITPALYPQLLNGETGSKVLIDLSIPHNISPKVIANFDNHYIEIEGLRALAKENLAFREQEVKKAKVMLAEFIEELPKVFQQRRLEIAMRQVPVEIKAVKDRALNEVFHKEVAQLDTNTRALVERMLEYMEKKCIGIPMKAAKEVIF; encoded by the coding sequence ATGTTAGACAATTACAAAATCCTTACGGTCACCCACAAACGTGTAAACTTACACAGCATCAGCGATTTTGTGGTAAAAACCTCCGATCCTTCGGCGTTGAAGATGCGCCTCCAGGACCTTAAGGAACAGTTTGGTTTGGATGAACTTTTGTATTTGTCTACTTGCAATCGGGTCATGTACTTCTTTCACACCGATCGCCAACTTGATCTGGTTTTTGCAGTCGAATTCTTCAAACAAGTCAATCCACAAATCGAAGACGATATTTTGGCTACTTTGGATGACAGTGTCCAAATCCTGGAAGGCATGGATGCACTTGAGCATTACTTCACTGTTTCTGCCTCAATGGATTCTATGGTCATTGGTGAGCGCCAAATTCTAGGGCAATTGCGCGATGCTTACGACCAATGTAAAGACTGGAATCTGATTGGTGACAATCTGCGCATGGCCATGGATCAAGCTGTGGCAGTGGCCAAGTCGATTTATTCGAACACCCGTATTGGTGACAAACCCGTTTCGATTGCTTCTCTGGCCATTCAAAAAATGATGCGTCATCACTTGCCCAAAGATGCGCGCATTTTGATCATCGGTGCTGGTCAAACCAACGCATTGGTGGCTAAGTTTTTGGACAAGCATCATTTCACGCAGGTCTCTGTATTTAACCGGACGGTCTCCAAAGCTGAAGAAATTGCCGCAATATTCCCCCAGGGCCGTGCCTATGACCTGGATGCTTTACAGCAATACCAGGAGGGTTTCGACGCGCTGATCGTGTGTACTGCTGCTACTGAACCCGTGATTACCCCTGCTTTGTACCCTCAATTGCTCAATGGTGAGACGGGGTCAAAAGTGTTGATCGACCTATCCATCCCTCACAATATCTCCCCTAAAGTAATTGCCAATTTCGATAATCATTACATCGAAATTGAAGGCTTACGCGCTTTGGCCAAAGAAAACCTCGCTTTCCGCGAACAGGAAGTAAAAAAAGCCAAAGTAATGCTGGCCGAATTTATCGAGGAGCTCCCCAAAGTATTCCAACAGCGTCGTTTGGAAATTGCCATGCGCCAGGTTCCCGTGGAAATCAAAGCAGTAAAAGATCGGGCACTCAATGAGGTCTTCCACAAGGAAGTAGCTCAATTGGATACCAATACCCGCGCATTGGTGGAACGTATGCTGGAGTACATGGAGAAAAAATGCATTGGCATTCCGATGAAAGCGGCAAAAGAAGTTATTTTCTAG
- the trmB gene encoding tRNA (guanosine(46)-N7)-methyltransferase TrmB has product MSKRNKLQKFAELLSFPNVYENFDSGKPQLAGEHGQIVDLKGQWCTAHFKNNAPLTLELACGRGEYSVALGKMYPERNFIGVDIKGARIWKGAQAALQEGLHNVAFLRTRIEQIMYFFALGEVNEIWITFPDPFLRNSKTNRRLTSPAFLDRYRQMMPNGGIVHLKTDDPTLYEFTLMVIRDYPQATLLYTDDDIYAKALPLPELDIKTYYERMHLAEQKTIKYVQFRLS; this is encoded by the coding sequence ATGAGTAAGCGAAACAAGTTACAGAAATTTGCGGAGTTGTTGTCGTTCCCGAATGTATACGAAAACTTTGATTCAGGGAAGCCACAATTGGCGGGCGAGCATGGGCAAATTGTGGACTTAAAAGGACAATGGTGCACTGCCCATTTTAAAAACAACGCACCCTTGACTTTGGAGTTGGCTTGTGGTCGTGGAGAATATTCGGTTGCACTTGGCAAAATGTATCCTGAACGCAATTTTATCGGCGTTGACATCAAAGGGGCGCGAATTTGGAAAGGAGCGCAAGCGGCATTGCAAGAGGGCTTGCACAACGTGGCTTTTTTGCGCACCCGCATCGAACAAATCATGTATTTTTTTGCCTTGGGAGAGGTGAATGAAATTTGGATTACGTTTCCTGATCCATTTTTGCGCAACAGCAAAACCAATCGCCGATTGACTTCCCCTGCTTTTTTGGATCGTTACCGCCAAATGATGCCCAATGGAGGGATTGTTCACCTCAAAACCGATGATCCTACCTTGTATGAATTTACGTTGATGGTCATCAGGGATTATCCGCAGGCAACCTTATTGTATACCGATGATGATATTTATGCCAAAGCGTTACCCTTGCCGGAGTTGGACATTAAAACGTATTATGAACGGATGCATTTGGCGGAGCAAAAGACGATAAAATATGTGCAATTCCGGTTATCGTAG
- a CDS encoding DUF4294 domain-containing protein, whose amino-acid sequence MKYVFTLLLFLFVLARGIAQESDKGKVTIKGQTYDYIIDAAGDTLIMAGLGEVSITSLRSFESEEDYKKYRKYRRYAYSVYPYAVEAVRIFKEVDAITNDIKKGQKRKYIKTLQEDLEEKFEAPLKKLTRTQGMLLIKMIERELDTPMYDLVKGLRGGWTATYWNVLGGFYGHHLKEGYIRGKDPMLDIVLDDLNLTYGQKKP is encoded by the coding sequence ATGAAATATGTTTTCACCCTTCTGCTGTTCTTGTTTGTACTTGCTCGGGGAATTGCCCAGGAGAGCGACAAAGGAAAAGTCACCATCAAAGGTCAAACTTACGATTACATCATTGATGCTGCCGGGGATACCTTGATTATGGCTGGTTTGGGCGAGGTTTCAATCACCTCCTTACGCTCATTTGAATCAGAAGAAGACTACAAAAAATACCGTAAATATCGCCGATATGCTTATTCTGTATATCCGTATGCGGTAGAAGCGGTGCGTATTTTTAAAGAGGTTGACGCGATCACCAATGACATCAAGAAGGGCCAGAAACGCAAATACATCAAAACCTTACAAGAAGATCTGGAGGAGAAATTTGAAGCCCCGCTCAAAAAACTTACCCGTACCCAAGGCATGCTCCTCATCAAAATGATTGAAAGGGAACTCGATACCCCCATGTACGACCTCGTCAAAGGTCTGCGCGGGGGCTGGACGGCTACTTATTGGAACGTTTTGGGTGGTTTTTATGGCCATCACCTCAAAGAGGGGTATATCCGAGGCAAAGACCCCATGCTGGATATCGTGTTGGATGATTTGAATTTGACCTACGGGCAGAAAAAACCGTAG
- the dtd gene encoding D-aminoacyl-tRNA deacylase: protein MRLVIQRVSEASVTIEGQIKSAIGTGLLILVGIEDADTAEDIEWLCNKVVNLRIFPDENEVMNCSVLDAKGGLLVVSQFTLHASTKKGNRPSYIKASKPDFAIPMYEAFVKKLEVCAGIPVGTGEFGADMKVRLLNDGPVTIIIDSKNKE from the coding sequence ATGCGCTTAGTCATCCAACGAGTTTCTGAAGCATCCGTTACCATTGAGGGCCAAATCAAGTCAGCGATTGGTACTGGTTTATTGATTTTGGTAGGCATTGAAGACGCCGATACCGCTGAAGACATCGAATGGTTGTGCAACAAGGTGGTCAATCTCCGCATCTTTCCCGATGAAAACGAAGTCATGAATTGCTCCGTGCTGGATGCCAAGGGTGGTCTGTTGGTGGTAAGTCAATTCACCTTGCATGCCAGCACCAAAAAAGGCAATCGACCTTCGTACATCAAGGCTTCCAAGCCCGATTTTGCCATTCCCATGTACGAGGCTTTTGTCAAAAAACTGGAAGTTTGTGCCGGCATCCCCGTTGGTACAGGTGAATTTGGCGCCGACATGAAAGTACGTCTGCTCAACGACGGCCCGGTCACCATTATCATCGACAGCAAAAACAAAGAATAA
- a CDS encoding MarR family winged helix-turn-helix transcriptional regulator: protein MANSFDLSYQNQHIESKITVALERISEAFRVLLWQQAQELKLSPIQIQILIFCCFHSSEKCKVGYLAQEFNLDKSTISDSVKVLEQKKLIEKFTTPEDGRSYIIGLTDAGLQIAQQTASFALPLEKPIQELSDTQKEVLLFSLLELIHKLQRVGIISLQRMCFSCQYFQKTNRGYYCKFLNIDLSPHDLRVDCPEHELSNLG from the coding sequence ATGGCAAACAGCTTTGACCTAAGCTATCAAAATCAACACATTGAAAGTAAAATTACGGTGGCTCTTGAGCGCATTTCCGAAGCATTTCGGGTATTGCTTTGGCAACAAGCACAAGAATTGAAATTAAGCCCAATTCAAATCCAGATTCTTATTTTTTGCTGTTTTCATTCATCTGAAAAATGTAAGGTCGGCTATTTGGCGCAAGAATTTAATTTAGACAAATCGACAATCAGCGATTCAGTAAAAGTGCTGGAACAAAAGAAATTGATCGAAAAATTTACTACTCCAGAAGATGGTAGAAGTTACATCATTGGTCTTACGGATGCAGGTCTTCAAATTGCGCAGCAAACGGCATCTTTTGCCTTGCCTTTGGAAAAACCAATTCAAGAATTGAGTGATACCCAAAAAGAGGTGTTGTTGTTCAGTTTATTGGAATTGATTCACAAGTTGCAGCGTGTGGGCATCATTAGTTTGCAACGCATGTGTTTTTCCTGTCAATATTTTCAAAAAACCAATCGTGGATATTATTGTAAATTTCTAAATATCGATCTAAGTCCCCATGATTTGCGCGTGGATTGCCCAGAGCATGAATTGAGTAACCTGGGCTAA